From the genome of Bombus pascuorum chromosome 2, iyBomPasc1.1, whole genome shotgun sequence, one region includes:
- the LOC132916866 gene encoding rho guanine nucleotide exchange factor 10 isoform X3, whose product MKRPVSCSVSFRTVPVPRSWCIVHMSLSRLLVGSSRISVHDAYHYQILVNTHEPRSRCRSWDDVGPTKMETVGQTHRQHPSLEATRSNTSTQSARSEDSWCSASDHDLSSDDESEKSNISIKSNCQLRNTLHKARTLCDKWRPQNMRVNNADPLDSPGNHGRLSRWFSIRRGSTQQYDVDSSDTVSLTSPIKTPQMPQLCEVEEENSAMVQFQCMQQRRQTPPALPPTPPNLTPQQLKRRHIVAAIVHSENSYVSTLQRLVNDYKKPLEESSPPILSQAKIATLFHRLPEILQCHTLFRIALAECVRSWDKDEKLGDVFVASFSKAIVLDIYSGFINNFSVAMDLAKQESKRKTALADFFKVKQISAHDRLSFFGLMVKPVQRFPQFILFLQDLLKHTPQGHHDRMSLQLALTQLESLAEMLNERKREAEQFQAFKEMLRHVSGKLSHRPLSSSSRYLIREDNVTQLEFNQNGMITKSKRRRLLLLNDLVVCVSVTPRSAEDFSGSERLTLKWTYPVSDIEIQDTSTSPTLSRLLTAGLNKCGSLKSDKSGDCGQVGADSLCVEMNDLMHDYEVMSRISDLVAQLKGKYEGMTLEKTKQILQSIQLSIQQKDEDMVWADSCCLQLVTKQGQMYTFQTENPLVKKDWITELRLAQLALDPNNSPSWEVPEQEQRPSTKMPLFVSSQQVYHSQHQTEVRCGCYYTTQNPRPTRRRGRSQSYLWICTGDGISSHVTVFGQSTTASATSLKQITAFDLVETRVAAIEFVKGVSSDPLSLASDLVWMGTDSRKILIYIASEPEKQEELGNYSVSGPVIQIKYHCDNVFVALGIGLLLLFKRQVDGTWNLRDPFVISLGSEPVSCLMPINASVYAACGKKVWVLNAVSGDITKSFSAQHEHVGSVKLMAHSGVGLWVALKNSSTVCLYHTETFKHLQDINIASNVLRVTRSNNASNSCGDNLNNNQTAVTVTALLACKGLLWVGTNVGISLTIPLPRLEGVPIISGRVNISYHAHFGPITFLLAIQNPKNTISCTTDEIADEETVQLRSKESDSSRNRDRASLDSSMSNSILKLKQQLASSPVMLRRKRSKEYEYRGSKTLPRGLGSGGGFLSSSMSGSQSSGENCDVYGLYGELMYVKDYENENSSGIDLIYEPLRRSDPELAAIPNKVSTLDRRLKMKITRPRSLDLSNWSVDSHASSLYTSSGSEENLSLKTGKLSRNSSTASRNGPYETTTPNSSIAQSVPETISPPNNLKTNGKKINKTLQQIEQPKKTVLTLMGGRGYINWRQLNAQSVTDKGSKSGYTFKDPNSNDAHIVLWEMKL is encoded by the exons ATGAACCACGTTCAAGGTGTAGATCATGGGATGACGTAGGACCGACTAAAATGGAAACTGTCGGCCAAACGCACAGACAACATCCCTCCTTAGAGGCAACTAGGTCCAATACGTCGACACAGTCGGCTAGAAGCGAGGACTCTTGGTGCTCAGCGTCGGATCATGACCTTTCCTCGGACGACGAAAGTGAGAAGAGTAATATCAGTATTAA AAGCAATTGCCAATTGAGGAATACGTTGCACAAGGCAAGGACGCTGTGTGACAAGTGGAGGCCACAAAATATGCGAGTGAACAATGCTGACCCATTGGATTCGCCCGGAAACCATGGAAGACTATCTAGATGGTTCAGCATCCGGAGAGGATCGACACAACAATATGATGTAGATTCCTCCGACACGGTATCCCTTACCAGTCCCATCAAAACACCTCAAATGCCGCAACTTTGTGAA GTTGAAGAGGAAAACAGTGCAATGGTGCAATTTCAGTGCATGCAGCAACGTAGGCAAACTCCACCCGCCCTTCCTCCGACACCTCCGAATTTAACTCCTCAACAGCTAAAACGTCGACATATAGTAGCAGCTATAGTACACTCTGAAAACAGTTATGTGTCCACGTTACAGAGGCTAGTGAAC GATTACAAGAAACCATTAGAAGAATCCTCGCCGCCTATATTGAGCCAGGCAAAAATAGCAACATTGTTCCACAGATTGCCTGAAATTCTGCAATGCCATACGTTATTTAGAATTGCATTAGCTGAATGCGTACGTTCATGGGACAAGGACGAAAAGTTAGGAGACGTGTTTGTAGCAAGTTTCAGCAAAGCTATCGTTCTTGACATTTATAGTgggtttataaataatttttcagtagCTATGGATTTGGCTAAGCAAGAATCAAAAAGAAAGACTGCACTAGCCGATTTTTTCAAG GTGAAACAAATAAGTGCACACGATAGATTATCCTTCTTTGGATTAATGGTAAAACCTGTGCAGAGGTTTCCACAATTTATACTATTCTTACAA GATTTACTGAAACACACGCCACAAGGTCATCACGATAGGATGTCGTTGCAATTGGCGTTGACTCAATTAGAGAGTTTGGCGGAAATGTTGAATGAAAGGAAACGTGAAGCGGAACAGTTCCAAGCGTTTAAAGAAATGCTTCGACATGTATCTGGAAAATTGTCCCATCGACCTCTTTCGTCGTCATCTAGGTATCTTATAAGAGAAGATAATGTTACGCAGTTG GAATTTAATCAAAACGGCATGATAACGAAGTCTAAAAGAAGAaggttattattattgaatgaTCTTGTAGTGTGCGTTTCGGTAACTCCAAGATCCGCAGAGGATTTTAGCGGGAGTGAAAGACTAACTTTGAAATGGACATATCCTGTATCGGATATTGAG ATTCAGGATACAAGCACTTCACCAACGTTAAGTCGTTTACTGACTGCTGGTCTAAATAAATGCGGAAGCCTAAAATCTGACAAGAGCGGCGATTGCGGACAAGTGGGTGCAGATAGTCTCTGCGTAGAGATGAACGATCTAATGCATGACTATGAAGTCATGTCTAGGATAAGCGATTTAGTCGCACAACTAAAGGGTAAATACGAG GGTATgacgcttgagaaaactaaacaAATTCTGCAATCCATACAACTTTCAATACAACAAAAAGATGAAGACATGGTTTGGGCAGATAGTTGTTGCCTGCAATTAGTGACGAAGCAAGGACAGATGTACACGTTTCAAACCGAAAATCCTTTGGTGAAGAAAGACTGGATAACGGAGCTTAGACTAGCACAGCTAGCCTTGGATCCAAATAATTCGCCATCTTGGGAAGTACCTGAACAAGAACAGCGACCATCTACAAAAATGCCACTTTTCGTTAGTTCCCAACAAGTATATCATTCGCAACATCAGACAGAG GTACGTTGCGGCTGCTATTACACCACGCAGAATCCACGTCCCACGAGGCGTCGTGGAAGAAGTCAAAGTTACTTGTGGATATGTACAGGCGACGGTATATCCAGTCACGTAACAGTATTTGGTCAATCCACAACAGCCTCGGCAACTTCCTTGAAGCAAATTACAGCTTTTGATTTGGTAGAGACTAGAGTCGCCGCCATAGAGTTCGTAAAGGGTGTTTCTTCCGATCCACTCTCATTAGCGAGCGATCTCGTGTGGATGGGTACGGACTCTCGAAAAATTTTGATCTACATCGCCTCGGAACCTGAGAAGCAAGAAGAACTTGGAAACTATTCCGTCTCAGGTCCAGTGATACAAATCAAATATCATTGTGACAACGTTTTCGTCGCCCTAGGAATTGGTTTACTTCTCCTGTTCAAAAGGCAAGTGGATGGCACTTGGAATCTGAGAGATCCGTTTGTAATATCCCTAGGCAGCGAACCGGTCTCTTGCTTGATGCCAATTAACGCGTCTGTCTATGCTGCTTGCGGCAAAAAAGTTTGGGTACTTAACGCAGTCAGTGGTGACATTACGAAAAGTTTCAGCGCGCAACACGAACACGTTGGCAGCGTGAAACTGATGGCTCATTCCGGAGTAGGTCTCTGGGTTGCTCTTAAGAATTCCAGCACCGTTTGCCTGTATCATACAGAAACTTTCAAACACCTGCAAGACATCAATATAGCATCCAATGTGTTGAGAGTAACGAGGTCGAACAATGCCTCGAATTCTTGTGGCGATAACTTAAACAACAATCAAACTGCAGTCACTGTGACAGCACTTCTAGCGTGCAAGGGCTTACTCTGGGTCGGTACAAACGTAGGCATCAGTCTGACGATTCCCCTGCCACGATTGGAAGGAGTACCTATCATTAGTGGCcgtgtaaatatttcatatcacGCGCACTTCGGTCCTATCACCTTCTTACTTGCCATTCAGAATCCAAAGAACACGATAAGCTGTACAACCGATGAAATCGCCGACGAGGAAACTGTACAGTTACGGTCAAAGGAATCTGATAGTAGTAGGAATAGGGATCGAGCAAGTTTGGATTCGTCTATGTCAAACAgtatattgaaattgaaacaaCAATTGGCGAGCAGCCCAGTAATGTTAAGACGAAAACGTAGCAAAGAATACGAGTACAGAGGTTCGAAGACACTTCCCAGAGGGCTCGGATCTGGTGGGGGCTTTCTATCAAGCTCGATGTCCGGATCGCAGAGTTCTGGAGAGAATTGCGATGTCTACGGCTTATACGGAGAATTAATGTATGTGAAAGATTATGAAAACGAGAATAGCTCTGGCATTGATTTAATTTACGAGCCACTAAGAAGAAGCGATCCAGAACTGGCAGCCATACCAAATAAAGTTAGTACCTTAGATCGTAGACTGAAGATGAAAATCACCAGACCCAGATCGCTCGACTTGTCGAATTGGTCAGTCGATTCTCATGCAAGTTCTCTCTATACGTCTTCTGGCTCTGAAGAGAATCTTTCATTGAAAACTGGCAAATTATCTCGAAATAGTAGTACAGCTAGTCGAAATGGTCCTTATGAAACGACTACTCCCAATAGTAGTATAGCACAGTCTGTACCGGAAACGATATCACCGCCCAATAATTTGAAAACGAACGGTAAGAAGATCAATAAAACGTTGCAACAAATTGAACAGCCTAAAAAAACCGTTCTAACATTAATGGGTGGTCGAGGTTACATCAATTGGAGACAGTTAAACGCGCAATCGGTCACCGACAAAGGCTCTAAATCGGGTTACACTTTCAAAGATCCCAACAGCAACGATGCCCATATCGTGTTGTGGGAAATGAAGTTATGA
- the LOC132916866 gene encoding rho guanine nucleotide exchange factor 10 isoform X4, giving the protein MEELHNGVILIKYEPRSRCRSWDDVGPTKMETVGQTHRQHPSLEATRSNTSTQSARSEDSWCSASDHDLSSDDESEKSNISIKSNCQLRNTLHKARTLCDKWRPQNMRVNNADPLDSPGNHGRLSRWFSIRRGSTQQYDVDSSDTVSLTSPIKTPQMPQLCEVEEENSAMVQFQCMQQRRQTPPALPPTPPNLTPQQLKRRHIVAAIVHSENSYVSTLQRLVNDYKKPLEESSPPILSQAKIATLFHRLPEILQCHTLFRIALAECVRSWDKDEKLGDVFVASFSKAIVLDIYSGFINNFSVAMDLAKQESKRKTALADFFKVKQISAHDRLSFFGLMVKPVQRFPQFILFLQDLLKHTPQGHHDRMSLQLALTQLESLAEMLNERKREAEQFQAFKEMLRHVSGKLSHRPLSSSSRYLIREDNVTQLEFNQNGMITKSKRRRLLLLNDLVVCVSVTPRSAEDFSGSERLTLKWTYPVSDIEIQDTSTSPTLSRLLTAGLNKCGSLKSDKSGDCGQVGADSLCVEMNDLMHDYEVMSRISDLVAQLKGKYEGMTLEKTKQILQSIQLSIQQKDEDMVWADSCCLQLVTKQGQMYTFQTENPLVKKDWITELRLAQLALDPNNSPSWEVPEQEQRPSTKMPLFVSSQQVYHSQHQTEVRCGCYYTTQNPRPTRRRGRSQSYLWICTGDGISSHVTVFGQSTTASATSLKQITAFDLVETRVAAIEFVKGVSSDPLSLASDLVWMGTDSRKILIYIASEPEKQEELGNYSVSGPVIQIKYHCDNVFVALGIGLLLLFKRQVDGTWNLRDPFVISLGSEPVSCLMPINASVYAACGKKVWVLNAVSGDITKSFSAQHEHVGSVKLMAHSGVGLWVALKNSSTVCLYHTETFKHLQDINIASNVLRVTRSNNASNSCGDNLNNNQTAVTVTALLACKGLLWVGTNVGISLTIPLPRLEGVPIISGRVNISYHAHFGPITFLLAIQNPKNTISCTTDEIADEETVQLRSKESDSSRNRDRASLDSSMSNSILKLKQQLASSPVMLRRKRSKEYEYRGSKTLPRGLGSGGGFLSSSMSGSQSSGENCDVYGLYGELMYVKDYENENSSGIDLIYEPLRRSDPELAAIPNKVSTLDRRLKMKITRPRSLDLSNWSVDSHASSLYTSSGSEENLSLKTGKLSRNSSTASRNGPYETTTPNSSIAQSVPETISPPNNLKTNGKKINKTLQQIEQPKKTVLTLMGGRGYINWRQLNAQSVTDKGSKSGYTFKDPNSNDAHIVLWEMKL; this is encoded by the exons ATGAACCACGTTCAAGGTGTAGATCATGGGATGACGTAGGACCGACTAAAATGGAAACTGTCGGCCAAACGCACAGACAACATCCCTCCTTAGAGGCAACTAGGTCCAATACGTCGACACAGTCGGCTAGAAGCGAGGACTCTTGGTGCTCAGCGTCGGATCATGACCTTTCCTCGGACGACGAAAGTGAGAAGAGTAATATCAGTATTAA AAGCAATTGCCAATTGAGGAATACGTTGCACAAGGCAAGGACGCTGTGTGACAAGTGGAGGCCACAAAATATGCGAGTGAACAATGCTGACCCATTGGATTCGCCCGGAAACCATGGAAGACTATCTAGATGGTTCAGCATCCGGAGAGGATCGACACAACAATATGATGTAGATTCCTCCGACACGGTATCCCTTACCAGTCCCATCAAAACACCTCAAATGCCGCAACTTTGTGAA GTTGAAGAGGAAAACAGTGCAATGGTGCAATTTCAGTGCATGCAGCAACGTAGGCAAACTCCACCCGCCCTTCCTCCGACACCTCCGAATTTAACTCCTCAACAGCTAAAACGTCGACATATAGTAGCAGCTATAGTACACTCTGAAAACAGTTATGTGTCCACGTTACAGAGGCTAGTGAAC GATTACAAGAAACCATTAGAAGAATCCTCGCCGCCTATATTGAGCCAGGCAAAAATAGCAACATTGTTCCACAGATTGCCTGAAATTCTGCAATGCCATACGTTATTTAGAATTGCATTAGCTGAATGCGTACGTTCATGGGACAAGGACGAAAAGTTAGGAGACGTGTTTGTAGCAAGTTTCAGCAAAGCTATCGTTCTTGACATTTATAGTgggtttataaataatttttcagtagCTATGGATTTGGCTAAGCAAGAATCAAAAAGAAAGACTGCACTAGCCGATTTTTTCAAG GTGAAACAAATAAGTGCACACGATAGATTATCCTTCTTTGGATTAATGGTAAAACCTGTGCAGAGGTTTCCACAATTTATACTATTCTTACAA GATTTACTGAAACACACGCCACAAGGTCATCACGATAGGATGTCGTTGCAATTGGCGTTGACTCAATTAGAGAGTTTGGCGGAAATGTTGAATGAAAGGAAACGTGAAGCGGAACAGTTCCAAGCGTTTAAAGAAATGCTTCGACATGTATCTGGAAAATTGTCCCATCGACCTCTTTCGTCGTCATCTAGGTATCTTATAAGAGAAGATAATGTTACGCAGTTG GAATTTAATCAAAACGGCATGATAACGAAGTCTAAAAGAAGAaggttattattattgaatgaTCTTGTAGTGTGCGTTTCGGTAACTCCAAGATCCGCAGAGGATTTTAGCGGGAGTGAAAGACTAACTTTGAAATGGACATATCCTGTATCGGATATTGAG ATTCAGGATACAAGCACTTCACCAACGTTAAGTCGTTTACTGACTGCTGGTCTAAATAAATGCGGAAGCCTAAAATCTGACAAGAGCGGCGATTGCGGACAAGTGGGTGCAGATAGTCTCTGCGTAGAGATGAACGATCTAATGCATGACTATGAAGTCATGTCTAGGATAAGCGATTTAGTCGCACAACTAAAGGGTAAATACGAG GGTATgacgcttgagaaaactaaacaAATTCTGCAATCCATACAACTTTCAATACAACAAAAAGATGAAGACATGGTTTGGGCAGATAGTTGTTGCCTGCAATTAGTGACGAAGCAAGGACAGATGTACACGTTTCAAACCGAAAATCCTTTGGTGAAGAAAGACTGGATAACGGAGCTTAGACTAGCACAGCTAGCCTTGGATCCAAATAATTCGCCATCTTGGGAAGTACCTGAACAAGAACAGCGACCATCTACAAAAATGCCACTTTTCGTTAGTTCCCAACAAGTATATCATTCGCAACATCAGACAGAG GTACGTTGCGGCTGCTATTACACCACGCAGAATCCACGTCCCACGAGGCGTCGTGGAAGAAGTCAAAGTTACTTGTGGATATGTACAGGCGACGGTATATCCAGTCACGTAACAGTATTTGGTCAATCCACAACAGCCTCGGCAACTTCCTTGAAGCAAATTACAGCTTTTGATTTGGTAGAGACTAGAGTCGCCGCCATAGAGTTCGTAAAGGGTGTTTCTTCCGATCCACTCTCATTAGCGAGCGATCTCGTGTGGATGGGTACGGACTCTCGAAAAATTTTGATCTACATCGCCTCGGAACCTGAGAAGCAAGAAGAACTTGGAAACTATTCCGTCTCAGGTCCAGTGATACAAATCAAATATCATTGTGACAACGTTTTCGTCGCCCTAGGAATTGGTTTACTTCTCCTGTTCAAAAGGCAAGTGGATGGCACTTGGAATCTGAGAGATCCGTTTGTAATATCCCTAGGCAGCGAACCGGTCTCTTGCTTGATGCCAATTAACGCGTCTGTCTATGCTGCTTGCGGCAAAAAAGTTTGGGTACTTAACGCAGTCAGTGGTGACATTACGAAAAGTTTCAGCGCGCAACACGAACACGTTGGCAGCGTGAAACTGATGGCTCATTCCGGAGTAGGTCTCTGGGTTGCTCTTAAGAATTCCAGCACCGTTTGCCTGTATCATACAGAAACTTTCAAACACCTGCAAGACATCAATATAGCATCCAATGTGTTGAGAGTAACGAGGTCGAACAATGCCTCGAATTCTTGTGGCGATAACTTAAACAACAATCAAACTGCAGTCACTGTGACAGCACTTCTAGCGTGCAAGGGCTTACTCTGGGTCGGTACAAACGTAGGCATCAGTCTGACGATTCCCCTGCCACGATTGGAAGGAGTACCTATCATTAGTGGCcgtgtaaatatttcatatcacGCGCACTTCGGTCCTATCACCTTCTTACTTGCCATTCAGAATCCAAAGAACACGATAAGCTGTACAACCGATGAAATCGCCGACGAGGAAACTGTACAGTTACGGTCAAAGGAATCTGATAGTAGTAGGAATAGGGATCGAGCAAGTTTGGATTCGTCTATGTCAAACAgtatattgaaattgaaacaaCAATTGGCGAGCAGCCCAGTAATGTTAAGACGAAAACGTAGCAAAGAATACGAGTACAGAGGTTCGAAGACACTTCCCAGAGGGCTCGGATCTGGTGGGGGCTTTCTATCAAGCTCGATGTCCGGATCGCAGAGTTCTGGAGAGAATTGCGATGTCTACGGCTTATACGGAGAATTAATGTATGTGAAAGATTATGAAAACGAGAATAGCTCTGGCATTGATTTAATTTACGAGCCACTAAGAAGAAGCGATCCAGAACTGGCAGCCATACCAAATAAAGTTAGTACCTTAGATCGTAGACTGAAGATGAAAATCACCAGACCCAGATCGCTCGACTTGTCGAATTGGTCAGTCGATTCTCATGCAAGTTCTCTCTATACGTCTTCTGGCTCTGAAGAGAATCTTTCATTGAAAACTGGCAAATTATCTCGAAATAGTAGTACAGCTAGTCGAAATGGTCCTTATGAAACGACTACTCCCAATAGTAGTATAGCACAGTCTGTACCGGAAACGATATCACCGCCCAATAATTTGAAAACGAACGGTAAGAAGATCAATAAAACGTTGCAACAAATTGAACAGCCTAAAAAAACCGTTCTAACATTAATGGGTGGTCGAGGTTACATCAATTGGAGACAGTTAAACGCGCAATCGGTCACCGACAAAGGCTCTAAATCGGGTTACACTTTCAAAGATCCCAACAGCAACGATGCCCATATCGTGTTGTGGGAAATGAAGTTATGA